In Rhopalosiphum padi isolate XX-2018 chromosome 3, ASM2088224v1, whole genome shotgun sequence, the genomic stretch CCGTGGCAACAGCAATTTCATAATTTGGCCGTATCTTAACGAAGATGTTAATTTTTTCCAGACTTTGGAAACCCAAATTGATGAAACGAGGGTGATGGTCCCGAATTTATCAGTTTGGTCATTTCCAAAGTCAGAAATAATTTTCTACCCCCAATTCATTGCCCTCGTTAAATCGAAGTTGGCCGATAATGATCTGCGGTATAACATAGTGGTGTGCGACCCAAATATGTAAGTTGATCatcgaattaaatttatttacctatgttataattgtgaaatatattttacaacaaaatgttattaagtattaatttttgttcatttataaaatgttgtagGCCCGCGCAAGCTATGCCATTTACAGGCAAGTGGCCCCGTGGCAGTGCCACTCgtcgtcataataataactcaCCACTTGCCACAAACGCTGTGGCATTTCATCGTGGCAATAACCGTATTTATGGTGGTCGTCTGAGGGGACACGGCGGACGTGGATACGGGGAACGCGGTGGACATGGTGGACACACTTCCACACCGTCCACGACCATTTATTCAGAGGCGCTCAGGTCCATTGTATCAGttggttagttttaatatttaaatatttaaaaaattaagttatattataatattaatattaattaagaaatagtctataattatttaaatagttgaaATGGCTACAAATACAATGAGGGACCAGCCATCCAATATACAAATGGCAAATAATTTTCCGGAACGCGGACGAGCACGAGGACGCAGACGAGCACGGGGACGGCCTCCATTAACATGCCATGTATGTCGGGCGTTTGGCCATTTGCGGCGGGATTGtcctaaaaaatgtatgtatctatagacaattaatttaaaattacgtattatttattttccattacAAACTTCGGAATCCGCAagaatgattatataatataatattatatgctatacaCTACTGAAGTTTTTACAACGTTATAACGAAATTTCCAAACATACTTTTGTGGTTTTTGATATTAGGATAAATTGAACTTTCgtcaatttaactataaaagcgaattataggtattttcacatttttatattgcatCAATTTATAACTACCTAACTAAAAACCAAcgaaataataggtaaaattactttaatattaaaaaagacactaagataatattatactaagtagGTATAGACTTAATACTACATATTCCATCATTAAAAACACcaattaaatgtattagaaaTACGGATTGTGTttctataatattcataattaacttTGAACGCCTGTACTtacaatttattctaatttatatagtatatctcTTTCAGGCACGGTGGGATACCATTTGTCCCACTTCTAAAATCACATTTCCAGCACGGTGGTACGAAAAATAACCCACctagtgaaatatttttttcccaattacttgtatttatttttttgcaataaGTGATGTAAATAGTTTTAGATAGATGAAAAATCTACATCGATTGTTAAGTGGCGCGACAAAAGAATAGTAAGTTTGTTGTCAAATTTTCATAATCCGACGGAGACTACGCAAGTTCAAAGAAGATCCAAAGATGGTTCAATTACAATGGTATCATGTCCTGTAGTATTAagtgaatataataaacatacgaACTGCGTTGATAAATTCGACCAGAATAAGAAATCCTATCAAATAGATCGAAAAGCTAAAAAATGGTGGCATagacttttttttcattttattgatgCGGCAGTAGTTAACTCTTACgtcttatacaaaataaaatcaggtaacaatatagttatttttatatatttttaaattttttacattatttattataattttatcaaaaatcgttttcaaaatttaggtataaatataacaatgaaaGATTTTCGTCGTGAAATTTCTAACGATTTCGTTTCAAAAACATTGGTTGAAAAACGATCTGTTCAAACCGTTTCCAAAATACAAACAGCAGTACCTGTTAAAAAACATAAGCCACATGTAAGTTCTATGATTAGGTTCGAACAGGCTGCTCATCAACCTAAAAGAGGAACAAGAAGAAGATGTGCTAAGTGCAGTACTAAGCAAAATGAAATCCGAACGGAATGGATTTGTTCAGTATGCGATGTTCCTTTGTGTttgacaaaacaaaaaaattgttttgcacTTTATCAtagttcattataattttaattgtcttttaacttttatattaagttattaatgttattttaatttcacagtataatagtatacctaaaAGTGTAGTATAACTAATATGtgtaatgttgtttttttaataatatgtccattcagtattatttgtaatattaatataaggatccaagtatactataaaatttactaaaagattaatacttaattttttttataatatttatattttacgggtCTATGTCTCgaaatttaacatataatataatacatttattaaataattttattcaaataatatattcaataaatatataataaaaaaaaatgtttatgatatgTGTGTACTTATtggtagtatactagtataacATATAACTAAACACTTCATGCATGGTGGGATATACGTCATCCCACCCATATTaactttctaaaaaaatatttttatgtttttttaatatttaagtcttattatttactagaacaataatttattttaccactaaaattatgaattttccaaaaaaaattctTCTGTGCAATATAGGTCAAAATAGTTATGAAACTCCGTGCATGAAAGAGATATAGTAAtccttaaatacatttttctcaaaaatatGTGATGAAACCCAGTGGCGTAGTCAAGGGGAGGGCTAAGAAGGCtaaagccccccccccccccgcccccaaaaaaatatcaaggaaatttaaaaattattttgatttttaattgtctatGAAAATcgctacaaaaatcttaaattatactttacaaaaattgatcagccTTCCCCGAAAAAAAATTCTGGCTACACCACTGATGAAACCTATCCTATAAGCTTAAAATATGTCGTCAAAAGTTTCAGATAttaggaaaataaaatacaattgagAAATTCACAGTATAAAAAGCCCTTATATGTGTTTACATAATCAGTAGACAGGcactttacatttttacttttgacaattttattaaaattaaaaaccgaTCATTAACACACACACGAGATTACATACAGATTCGTTTATTATCGCTAGTTTACACTTCATGCATATTATagcgttttaaatttatgttcacatattataaagttttgtgGTTTTTGATATGAGGGTGATTTTAACTATTATCGATATAACCTTAATTCAaggtatagatatttttaaattgggtATAAATCTAGTTTAGCGCCCACgcagttttctaaatttttttcaacCTCATTGATGGGGTTTTTCACGCTGAGAACGGTGGTGCAATCAGAATTGAGCGGTCAaatttagtttttgagttataacaCTTTGATCAGTACATTAtcgtatattgatatttattcctttttttttttttaatttttaaatattatattccgtgtaaaataggtaaataaagcATTGTGTGAACACGTATAATCGCGAACTTTATGAggcagtaatttaaaaacaaatgatttttGCCAATTTGTTTTTGGACCATCATTCTTTAAAAGTCGATTTTCGTAAGTTGACTAGGCTTACTTGGGGTTGTGTTGCATAGCAAATCAAgggatattttagtttttaaatgagcgcaacaaaaaaaaatgaaaaattcgcGTAAgtgcgaataataaaaattgcagaaaatcaatttttgtatgAGGTAATCGACCCTGCTCATCAAGAAACGCAAGGTATGAACGTACCTTACACCACACTTGAAGTATCTCGATATTAAACATACTGGGTATTTAAGGATCTGGATTATAATGCAAACCGAAAATTTTGGTCAGCtgtaacttaaaaactattgatTTACGCCATTTTATTGCACCATCATTCTTAAAACTTTGATTTACCTaggtttctaaaaaaaaaaaattaaa encodes the following:
- the LOC132927925 gene encoding uncharacterized protein LOC132927925 isoform X1, with protein sequence MSRGIAVLFKLKYGNIGTLLDQKVRVGGIAELKVNQGKDIYVFYLVTKVLYHHKPAQQCLANALIQLRDRLADLCINLLIIPKLGCALDGLNWYEVRGMLHSTFVDRNIQIIVCGPENLQITRHVIATCVEKNIEFLECGGPETVKILPIELSNASENAIFTKCLNHFQLSPSLIDNGKWASVAKGQVVRGNSNFIIWPYLNEDVNFFQTLETQIDETRVMVPNLSVWSFPKSEIIFYPQFIALVKSKLADNDLRYNIVVCDPNMPAQAMPFTGKWPRGSATRRHNNNSPLATNAVAFHRGNNRIYGGRLRGHGGRGYGERGGHGGHTSTPSTTIYSEALRSIVSVVEMATNTMRDQPSNIQMANNFPERGRARGRRRARGRPPLTCHVCRAFGHLRRDCPKKCTVGYHLSHF
- the LOC132927925 gene encoding uncharacterized protein LOC132927925 isoform X2: MSRGIAVLFKLKYGNIGTLLDQKVRVGGIAELKVNQGKDIYVFYLVTKVLYHHKPAQQCLANALIQLRDRLADLCINLLIIPKLGCALDGLNWYEVRGMLHSTFVDRNIQIIVCGPENLQITRHVIATCVEKNIEFLECGGPETVKILPIELSNASENAIFTKCLNHFQLSPSLIDNGKWASVAKGQVVRGNSNFIIWPYLNEDVNFFQTLETQIDETRVMVPNLSVWSFPKSEIIFYPQFIALVKSKLADNDLRYNIVVCDPNMPAQAMPFTGKWPRGSATRRHNNNSPLATNAVAFHRGNNRIYGGRLRGHGGRGYGERGGHGGHTSTPSTTIYSEALRSIVSVVEMATNTMRDQPSNIQMANNFPERGRARGRRRARGRPPLTCHVCRAFGHLRRDCPKKFLDR